One Synergistota bacterium genomic window carries:
- a CDS encoding DUF4340 domain-containing protein, translating into MRRSTLILTIILASLLTYIFVFDIPSERKKKEESKLLPWKSEEISAFELKIESKNLDVKVVRKGKDTWEIASPVKTGADDTTIMLMFSALKNATKEKVADSGDLKEYGLDDPAMIFTVENKKGKKITLLFGKENPITAERYLKLKSKTAIYLVAPYVFKELNKDLFALRQKDMLVENTISIESFTMSYAKDDRKFSFKRNKESLWDMIYPARLPVDQDKLTDILWDIVEGKADKIIDNPKNLKKFGLDSPQLVVELKTKEGKKYDVLYSWSKDGDYVWGMVKGANSVYKFGRYFPKDLRISSVNQLLDKRPLRSNYYSLTEISVIFPDGKKISIKQEKDKWVGAKNADKIARSLSEIEAKEAIYKGNLPSNAKLFCKVVAKDAVKEVKVEFYEEEGKAWAKDLDYPIIYKFEKPLEEIIPGDLKE; encoded by the coding sequence ATGAGGAGAAGCACGCTGATTTTAACCATTATACTTGCCTCCCTTTTAACCTATATATTTGTTTTTGATATACCGTCTGAGAGAAAGAAAAAGGAGGAATCTAAACTTCTCCCTTGGAAAAGCGAGGAGATATCAGCTTTTGAGTTGAAGATAGAATCTAAGAATCTTGATGTTAAGGTTGTAAGGAAGGGGAAAGATACTTGGGAAATCGCTTCTCCGGTTAAAACGGGTGCGGATGATACGACGATCATGCTTATGTTTAGTGCTTTGAAAAATGCTACGAAGGAAAAAGTCGCTGATTCTGGAGATCTTAAGGAATATGGGCTTGACGACCCAGCGATGATATTCACCGTTGAGAATAAAAAAGGAAAGAAAATAACTCTGCTATTTGGTAAGGAAAACCCGATAACCGCGGAAAGATATCTCAAGCTTAAAAGCAAGACTGCTATATACCTCGTTGCTCCTTATGTGTTCAAGGAGCTGAATAAGGATCTATTTGCTTTAAGGCAGAAGGATATGCTTGTTGAGAATACCATTTCCATAGAAAGCTTTACGATGAGCTATGCTAAGGATGATAGAAAATTCTCGTTCAAGAGGAATAAGGAGAGTTTGTGGGACATGATCTATCCTGCCCGCCTTCCTGTGGATCAGGATAAGCTAACCGATATATTGTGGGATATAGTTGAGGGAAAAGCTGATAAGATCATCGATAATCCTAAGAATCTCAAGAAGTTTGGCTTAGACTCTCCGCAGCTTGTGGTAGAGCTTAAAACGAAGGAAGGAAAGAAGTATGATGTACTTTATAGCTGGAGCAAGGATGGAGATTACGTCTGGGGAATGGTCAAGGGGGCAAACAGCGTTTATAAGTTTGGAAGATATTTCCCCAAGGATCTTAGGATTTCTTCGGTTAATCAGCTTCTTGATAAGCGTCCCTTAAGAAGCAATTATTACTCTTTAACCGAGATAAGCGTTATCTTCCCTGATGGTAAGAAAATATCCATAAAGCAGGAGAAAGACAAGTGGGTTGGGGCTAAAAATGCCGATAAAATAGCGCGTTCTCTTTCAGAAATAGAGGCTAAGGAGGCGATTTATAAAGGTAACCTGCCTTCAAATGCTAAGCTTTTCTGTAAGGTGGTTGCTAAAGATGCAGTTAAGGAAGTTAAAGTGGAATTTTATGAGGAAGAGGGAAAGGCGTGGGCTAAGGATCTCGACTATCCCATAATCTATAAGTTTGAAAAGCCATTAGAGGAGATAATACCAGGTGATCTTAAGGAATAA
- a CDS encoding GldG family protein gives MTDRKTLIVNFLLILGILISINFIVDRHYYRWDLTLWKDNTLDKETIKVLRGVRDRIEIFAFPARDDMERYRTLLETYKYYCPKIDYFVIDASKQPLKAKKYGVDSFGQVVVIQGKSKVKIDYLDEENLTNAIIKVQRRKEKIIYFLTGHGEPGLDDPDDHGISAFRDALKDKGFEPKGLNLLLKGKVPPDASCVVIVAPKREPLPVELNALRDYFLNGGKIFLALEYDSPKSWKKWCLDLFETFVYDGVVIDPLAKAFGSNALTPVIIRYPANDVLSEFNLATFFPITTALRKEKGKLKDIALLKTGPTSWLEMGITPKTKAIKFDKGIDIKGPLTISYLVKSENKGSEAIIIGDSDFLRNAYFRVSGNGDLVEKFVFYLSKERKLVQLPIGKGKYTLFIIPSWLGRLNFWLSLVGIPGALFLLGGIAWIRRRRL, from the coding sequence ATGACCGATAGAAAAACCCTCATTGTGAACTTTCTGTTGATTCTCGGCATACTTATATCTATAAACTTTATCGTCGATAGGCACTATTACAGGTGGGACCTAACCCTTTGGAAGGATAATACGCTTGATAAGGAAACCATAAAGGTTTTAAGAGGGGTTAGGGACAGGATAGAAATATTTGCCTTTCCAGCGCGCGATGATATGGAAAGATACAGAACGCTTTTGGAAACTTATAAGTACTATTGCCCTAAGATAGATTACTTTGTAATTGATGCGAGTAAGCAGCCGCTTAAGGCGAAAAAGTATGGAGTGGATTCCTTCGGTCAAGTTGTGGTTATTCAGGGGAAGAGCAAGGTAAAAATAGATTATCTCGATGAGGAGAATTTAACGAATGCGATAATAAAGGTTCAGAGGAGAAAAGAAAAGATTATCTATTTCTTAACGGGACATGGTGAGCCAGGACTTGATGATCCAGATGATCACGGAATATCTGCTTTTAGAGATGCTTTAAAAGACAAGGGATTTGAGCCCAAGGGGTTGAATCTTCTTCTAAAGGGTAAGGTTCCTCCTGATGCCTCTTGCGTGGTTATAGTCGCTCCCAAAAGGGAACCTCTACCGGTAGAACTTAATGCGCTTAGGGATTACTTCCTTAACGGAGGGAAAATTTTTCTCGCGCTGGAATATGATTCTCCGAAAAGCTGGAAAAAGTGGTGTCTGGATCTGTTTGAGACCTTCGTTTATGATGGAGTGGTTATAGATCCTCTTGCAAAAGCTTTTGGTAGCAATGCCTTAACTCCTGTTATCATTCGATATCCGGCTAATGACGTGTTGTCTGAGTTCAATCTTGCTACCTTTTTCCCTATAACTACTGCTTTAAGGAAGGAGAAAGGAAAGCTTAAGGATATAGCTCTGCTTAAGACGGGACCAACAAGCTGGCTTGAAATGGGCATCACCCCAAAAACTAAAGCTATAAAGTTTGACAAGGGAATTGATATAAAGGGACCATTGACGATCTCCTATCTTGTAAAGAGTGAGAATAAGGGGAGTGAAGCGATAATAATAGGTGATAGCGATTTCTTGAGAAACGCTTACTTTAGAGTTTCCGGGAACGGAGATTTAGTGGAAAAGTTTGTCTTTTATCTTTCCAAGGAGAGAAAGCTGGTTCAGCTCCCCATAGGCAAAGGAAAGTATACGCTCTTTATAATACCCTCGTGGCTTGGGAGACTCAATTTCTGGCTCTCTCTCGTTGGAATTCCTGGAGCTCTGTTCCTGCTTGGTGGTATCGCTTGGATTAGAAGGAGGAGATTGTGA
- a CDS encoding ABC transporter permease, with translation MRGVISIFKKDLKIYLFSPLAYTLIGAFLLVIGYLYINVLAYYILQLSRWGGFSFNSTKFIFYPVFQDVLFLLIFLVPVLTMRSFPEEESSGTFELLLTSPLTDFQIVMGKFLASYVVYLIVLAILLYMPITLSRAGKLDLGLIVSGYIGMFLAGAAFIAAGVFAASLTRRQATASMLSFAILILLWFVNWAASNFGATSPIVGKILEKLAIFSRVRHFSQGVIDLRDVAFFLSLTVFFLYLSVISLSSRRWK, from the coding sequence ATGAGAGGAGTTATTTCAATATTTAAGAAAGATCTGAAAATCTATTTGTTTTCTCCCTTGGCTTACACTCTTATAGGAGCGTTCTTGCTCGTAATTGGGTATCTCTACATAAATGTGCTTGCTTATTATATCCTTCAGCTTTCAAGATGGGGAGGCTTTAGCTTTAACTCAACAAAGTTCATATTTTATCCTGTTTTTCAGGATGTTTTATTTCTTCTGATCTTTCTCGTCCCTGTGCTGACGATGCGAAGCTTTCCAGAGGAGGAATCCTCTGGGACGTTCGAACTCCTATTGACATCTCCTCTAACGGATTTTCAGATAGTTATGGGAAAATTCCTCGCTTCTTATGTGGTTTACCTTATCGTCTTAGCTATACTGCTTTATATGCCTATAACCTTAAGTAGGGCGGGAAAGCTTGATCTGGGATTAATTGTTTCAGGATACATAGGGATGTTCCTTGCAGGAGCGGCTTTTATAGCGGCAGGAGTGTTTGCTGCTTCTCTCACGAGAAGGCAGGCTACCGCTTCTATGCTCTCCTTCGCTATATTGATACTGCTATGGTTCGTTAATTGGGCTGCTTCCAACTTCGGAGCTACCTCTCCAATAGTAGGTAAAATACTTGAAAAGCTCGCTATCTTCAGTAGAGTCAGACACTTCTCGCAGGGGGTTATCGATCTCAGAGATGTGGCGTTCTTCCTAAGTTTGACGGTCTTCTTTCTTTACCTATCCGTTATCTCTCTTTCGTCGAGGAGGTGGAAGTAG
- a CDS encoding ABC transporter ATP-binding protein, translated as MVEVEEVGREFHGRWVLRDVSFTVKEGEILGFLGPNGAGKTTTMRIITGYLPPSAGRVRVAGYDVVENPLEVKKRIGYLPENPPLYKELTVKEYLKFVMEIKGVPKKLRKERLSEVIDYCGLKDVYGRLVGNLSRGYRQRVALAQALISDPDLLILDEPTSGLDAVQIAEVRSLIKSLRGKHTVILSTHILPEVTATCDRVIIVSGGRIVAEDTLEGLEARLRPSKKVEVKVARYVDKVVEELKKLPSIISVSPSGDGSILVEYPQNLDLREDIARVIVSAGAGLLELKPVTMTLEEVFLELVTEEEAEAS; from the coding sequence TTGGTAGAGGTTGAGGAGGTTGGCAGGGAGTTTCACGGTAGATGGGTCTTGAGGGATGTATCGTTTACGGTTAAAGAAGGGGAAATACTTGGCTTTCTCGGACCTAACGGCGCGGGTAAGACGACCACAATGAGGATAATAACCGGCTACCTCCCTCCCTCTGCGGGGAGGGTCCGGGTAGCCGGTTATGATGTTGTTGAAAATCCTCTTGAGGTTAAGAAGCGGATTGGTTATCTTCCTGAAAATCCACCGCTTTACAAAGAGCTTACTGTTAAGGAGTATCTGAAGTTTGTGATGGAGATAAAAGGGGTACCTAAGAAGCTTAGAAAGGAGAGACTATCTGAGGTTATCGATTACTGCGGTTTGAAAGATGTTTACGGCAGATTGGTTGGGAACCTCTCACGCGGATACAGGCAAAGAGTGGCCTTAGCTCAGGCTTTAATCTCTGATCCAGATCTTCTTATACTCGATGAGCCAACGAGTGGACTTGACGCGGTTCAGATAGCGGAAGTAAGATCGTTAATAAAGTCTCTGCGTGGCAAGCACACGGTTATACTTTCAACGCATATTCTTCCTGAGGTTACTGCTACGTGCGACAGAGTAATAATTGTAAGCGGAGGTAGGATAGTTGCTGAGGATACGCTTGAGGGACTTGAGGCACGCTTAAGGCCCTCAAAGAAGGTGGAGGTTAAGGTAGCACGCTATGTTGATAAGGTTGTAGAGGAGCTTAAAAAACTTCCAAGTATCATAAGCGTTTCTCCATCTGGGGATGGTTCCATACTCGTGGAATATCCGCAAAATCTTGACCTGCGGGAAGATATAGCGCGTGTTATAGTTAGCGCTGGGGCTGGATTGCTCGAGCTTAAGCCCGTTACCATGACTTTGGAAGAAGTTTTCCTTGAGCTTGTTACCGAGGAGGAGGCTGAGGCATCATGA
- a CDS encoding adenosine-specific kinase, whose amino-acid sequence MEIPEGCNIILGHSHFIKTVEDLYEILITSSPHLKFGIAFCEASGPCLIRHDGNDEELKKVAIENAKKLSAGHAFVILLKEGYPINVLNAIKNCQEVCRIFTATANPLEVIIAETEQGRGIIGVIDGFASKEVEGEEDIEKRKRFLREVTKYKRG is encoded by the coding sequence ATGGAGATTCCAGAGGGGTGCAATATAATACTTGGTCACAGTCACTTTATAAAGACAGTTGAGGACCTTTATGAAATCCTCATAACCAGTTCTCCCCACCTTAAGTTTGGTATAGCTTTTTGCGAAGCATCGGGTCCCTGCCTTATAAGGCATGATGGGAACGATGAGGAGCTTAAGAAGGTCGCTATAGAGAACGCTAAGAAGCTAAGCGCCGGACATGCATTCGTTATTCTACTTAAGGAAGGCTATCCGATAAATGTTTTAAACGCTATAAAGAACTGCCAGGAAGTTTGCAGGATATTTACCGCTACCGCTAACCCCCTTGAGGTTATCATAGCCGAGACCGAGCAGGGTAGAGGTATAATTGGAGTTATAGACGGGTTTGCAAGCAAGGAGGTGGAAGGGGAAGAAGACATAGAGAAAAGGAAGCGCTTTTTAAGAGAGGTGACGAAGTATAAGAGGGGGTGA
- a CDS encoding isocitrate/isopropylmalate dehydrogenase family protein yields the protein MKVKEKKDKYKVVYIPGDDSGHDVMEACMLVMEELKPPIEWVRADAGWCMWEKYGDTVPPQTWEALENSDAALLAAITSKPGVKGFKSAILQIRQKFDLYVNLRPFKTLPGVPAHRPDIDIVLFRENTEGLYAAVEWRPIPEEIYKLHPNMERFRGKKEVAGSLRVFTWEGCERIIRAAFNYAKENGRKKVTVVEKPNVIRLTGGMFIEAAEEVAKDYPDIEWNKENVDATAMWLVKNPQNYDVIVTTNMFGDILSDECAQLVGGMGVVASGNIGDNYALFEPTHGSAPKYAGQYKINPTAMLMAAKMLLEYLDLEDYAKRLESAIISVLEEGKYVTYDILRDKGEDESKAVSTLKMAEEIAKRL from the coding sequence ATGAAAGTCAAGGAGAAGAAAGATAAGTACAAGGTCGTTTATATTCCCGGAGACGATTCCGGTCATGATGTCATGGAAGCCTGCATGCTGGTTATGGAGGAGCTTAAGCCCCCGATCGAATGGGTAAGGGCAGACGCCGGTTGGTGCATGTGGGAAAAATATGGAGATACTGTTCCCCCGCAAACTTGGGAAGCTCTCGAGAATAGCGATGCTGCTCTTTTAGCTGCCATAACCAGCAAGCCTGGTGTTAAGGGCTTTAAGTCTGCTATACTTCAGATACGTCAGAAGTTTGATCTTTACGTTAATCTTCGCCCATTTAAGACGCTTCCGGGCGTTCCCGCTCACAGGCCTGATATAGATATAGTTCTTTTCAGGGAAAATACTGAGGGGCTTTATGCTGCGGTTGAGTGGAGACCGATCCCTGAGGAGATATATAAGCTTCATCCTAATATGGAGAGATTTAGGGGTAAAAAGGAAGTGGCAGGAAGCTTGAGAGTATTCACATGGGAAGGATGCGAGAGGATAATCAGAGCTGCTTTTAACTATGCAAAGGAGAACGGGCGTAAGAAGGTAACCGTTGTAGAGAAACCTAATGTTATAAGACTGACTGGTGGAATGTTTATCGAGGCAGCTGAGGAGGTAGCTAAGGATTATCCAGATATAGAGTGGAACAAAGAGAACGTGGATGCGACTGCCATGTGGCTTGTCAAGAATCCGCAGAATTATGATGTTATAGTGACAACGAACATGTTTGGAGATATTCTCTCCGATGAGTGCGCTCAGCTCGTTGGAGGTATGGGCGTAGTCGCTTCCGGAAACATAGGGGATAATTATGCGCTCTTTGAGCCTACTCACGGATCTGCTCCTAAATATGCTGGTCAGTATAAGATAAATCCCACGGCGATGCTTATGGCTGCCAAGATGCTCCTTGAGTACCTTGATCTCGAAGATTACGCTAAGAGACTTGAAAGCGCTATAATATCGGTGCTTGAAGAGGGCAAATACGTTACTTACGATATTCTCAGGGATAAAGGTGAGGACGAGAGCAAAGCTGTTTCCACCCTCAAGATGGCGGAGGAGATAGCCAAGAGGCTTTAA
- a CDS encoding 50S ribosomal protein L28: MARRCEICGKGPTTGYRVSHSNRHTKRRWLPNIQEVRAIVDGKVKRIKVCTRCLKSGRVIRAI, from the coding sequence ATGGCAAGAAGATGCGAGATATGCGGGAAGGGACCAACAACTGGATACAGGGTCAGCCACTCTAACAGGCACACAAAGAGAAGGTGGCTACCTAACATCCAAGAGGTAAGAGCCATCGTAGATGGAAAGGTTAAGAGAATAAAGGTATGTACCCGCTGTCTCAAGAGCGGTAGAGTCATTCGAGCTATATAA
- a CDS encoding DUF401 family protein — protein MEGLKLLAVLVLLIVLLFRRVNLALTVALGAFVLGILFNVGASGFWKAFELTAGSAVVWKIISIVILVLFLNGLLRDTGALQRMVQRLSDIIGDKRAVIFFPPMIVGFLPMPAGALFTASLTDKIGEDLTIPSGLRHFINYWFRHVWEFSLPVYPSVILEASLLGVSLISVASHQWFFIFIAIALGMIFSWFRFPRPIVRESFSLTPVKLLNLAKTIWPILLVLFGFLVFRINIVILLLIAVVGEIISERLSLSRVKQIFNSSVELNLPLAVFVIYYFQSMLKVSNAVYVVPNMLKGADVPLLFSLFFFPFLISFMTGMTTAGVAISFSVLAPLMGSPVDLKLAAWTFVSGYSGHLLSPFHLCLITTKEYYKVTWFEVYKEVFPAVATVVGIALIITLI, from the coding sequence ATGGAGGGATTAAAGCTGCTTGCGGTTCTGGTTTTGCTCATAGTTTTGCTTTTCAGGAGGGTAAATCTTGCTTTGACGGTGGCTCTGGGAGCTTTCGTTCTCGGGATCTTGTTCAATGTGGGAGCTTCTGGTTTCTGGAAAGCCTTTGAGCTTACCGCAGGTAGTGCCGTAGTTTGGAAGATAATAAGCATAGTTATACTCGTTCTCTTTCTTAATGGGCTTTTACGTGATACAGGGGCTCTTCAGCGTATGGTGCAGAGACTTTCAGACATCATAGGGGATAAAAGAGCGGTAATATTTTTCCCCCCCATGATAGTGGGTTTTCTCCCTATGCCTGCAGGGGCGCTTTTCACCGCGTCCTTAACGGATAAAATCGGAGAGGATTTAACCATCCCCTCCGGCTTAAGGCACTTCATAAATTATTGGTTCAGGCATGTTTGGGAGTTTTCACTCCCGGTTTATCCTTCTGTCATTCTTGAGGCTTCGCTTTTAGGAGTTTCTCTTATTTCCGTGGCTTCCCATCAATGGTTTTTTATTTTTATTGCCATAGCTCTGGGCATGATCTTCAGCTGGTTTAGGTTTCCGCGACCTATTGTTAGAGAAAGCTTCTCTCTAACGCCTGTTAAGCTCTTAAATCTCGCTAAGACTATTTGGCCTATACTTCTCGTGCTTTTTGGCTTTCTGGTTTTCAGAATAAATATAGTTATTCTTCTTTTGATCGCAGTGGTTGGAGAGATAATTTCTGAGCGACTTTCATTAAGCAGGGTAAAGCAAATCTTTAACTCCTCTGTGGAGCTTAATCTACCACTGGCGGTATTCGTCATATACTACTTTCAGAGTATGCTCAAGGTGAGCAATGCAGTTTATGTTGTTCCGAATATGCTTAAGGGAGCCGATGTTCCGCTTCTTTTCTCTCTATTTTTCTTCCCGTTTCTAATATCATTCATGACCGGGATGACTACCGCAGGAGTGGCGATATCTTTCTCCGTTTTGGCTCCCCTTATGGGAAGTCCCGTGGATCTCAAGCTCGCTGCGTGGACATTTGTAAGCGGTTATTCCGGACACCTATTGTCTCCCTTTCATCTTTGCCTTATAACCACTAAGGAGTACTATAAAGTTACATGGTTTGAAGTCTATAAGGAAGTATTTCCCGCTGTCGCCACGGTGGTTGGTATCGCGCTAATTATAACTCTTATATAG
- the topA gene encoding type I DNA topoisomerase: MRGRRFLILVESPTKAKTLKGFLGKEYDVKATWGHLRDLPRRGMGIDLDSLSPKWVFLKGKRKLLEKIALHSGPFFIATDPDREGERIAYDIWEFLKGRGKEAWRIEFYEITPSAVKEALSSPKELNFMRVKSAISRRILDRLYGYLVSPFLWRTFKEKGLSAGRVQSCALKILVDREKERESFVPECWYEMELTLRKKDVFFKAKLWNIKEDIPERLSRSKAETFKEKLKGSSVKVFSVDFKEVLLQPPSPLKTATLIQKASSLLHLSSARVMREAQELFERGYITYHRTDSCFLSERAIEMASQFIKSEYGSAYLKVRRYPKTGAHEAIRPTDLNLRGVSPLYDLIWKHFLASQMSDVKIRRGRVLFSWGDKVFLSTGETVLFEGWNKVLGGRKETLLPPLCKGEELKIEKIHVLNKQSQPPPRYTEASLVKELEKKGVGRPSTYATIISTLLKRRYVGKSRRTLVPTELGFKVCEALQRVLGEEMLSPEFTADMERKLDDIERGEVEAEAFLRDFYRSLNLKIASKREVFS, translated from the coding sequence AAAACCCTTAAAGGTTTTCTCGGTAAGGAATACGATGTTAAAGCTACATGGGGGCATCTTAGGGATCTTCCTCGAAGGGGTATGGGAATCGACTTGGACTCTCTTTCTCCTAAGTGGGTTTTCCTCAAGGGGAAGAGAAAGTTGCTTGAGAAAATAGCTTTGCATAGTGGTCCATTTTTCATAGCTACTGATCCGGATAGGGAAGGGGAAAGAATAGCTTATGATATATGGGAGTTTCTCAAAGGAAGAGGGAAAGAAGCTTGGAGGATAGAGTTTTATGAGATTACCCCCTCGGCTGTTAAAGAAGCGCTTTCTTCTCCTAAGGAGTTAAACTTCATGCGGGTGAAATCTGCGATCTCAAGGAGGATCCTCGATAGATTATATGGGTATCTTGTCTCTCCCTTTCTTTGGAGGACATTTAAGGAGAAGGGACTTTCTGCAGGGAGAGTGCAATCATGTGCCTTAAAGATCTTAGTAGACAGAGAGAAAGAGAGGGAGAGCTTTGTACCAGAGTGCTGGTATGAAATGGAGCTTACTCTCAGGAAGAAAGATGTTTTTTTTAAAGCCAAGCTCTGGAATATCAAGGAGGATATACCAGAGCGACTTTCTCGGAGTAAAGCGGAGACTTTTAAGGAGAAGCTTAAAGGCAGTAGTGTCAAGGTTTTCTCGGTTGATTTCAAGGAAGTTTTGCTGCAACCACCTTCTCCCTTGAAGACCGCAACCCTTATTCAGAAAGCTTCTTCGCTTCTTCATCTATCCTCGGCTAGGGTTATGAGAGAAGCTCAGGAGCTTTTTGAAAGAGGATATATCACTTACCACAGAACTGATTCGTGCTTCTTAAGCGAGAGAGCAATAGAAATGGCTTCTCAGTTTATTAAAAGTGAATATGGCTCTGCTTATCTTAAGGTTAGAAGATATCCTAAAACTGGCGCTCATGAGGCTATAAGACCCACGGACCTTAATTTAAGAGGAGTTTCTCCCCTTTATGATCTGATTTGGAAGCACTTCCTCGCTTCCCAGATGTCTGATGTGAAGATCAGGAGAGGAAGGGTTTTATTCAGCTGGGGAGATAAGGTTTTTCTTTCCACCGGAGAAACGGTCCTTTTTGAGGGATGGAATAAAGTGCTCGGTGGAAGAAAGGAAACTCTTCTACCTCCCCTTTGCAAGGGTGAAGAACTTAAAATCGAGAAAATCCATGTTCTCAATAAGCAAAGCCAGCCTCCACCAAGGTATACGGAGGCTTCGTTAGTTAAGGAGCTTGAGAAGAAAGGGGTGGGTAGACCCTCAACTTACGCCACTATAATATCAACTTTATTGAAGAGGAGGTATGTGGGTAAGAGCAGGAGAACCCTCGTTCCAACGGAGCTTGGTTTCAAAGTTTGTGAGGCGCTTCAGCGGGTTTTGGGCGAGGAAATGCTTTCACCCGAGTTTACCGCAGATATGGAAAGGAAGCTTGATGATATAGAGCGCGGGGAGGTCGAGGCGGAGGCATTCCTAAGGGATTTTTACCGCTCTTTGAATCTTAAAATCGCTTCTAAGCGGGAGGTGTTTTCTTGA